A window of Babesia microti strain RI chromosome III, complete genome contains these coding sequences:
- a CDS encoding mitochondrial intermediate peptidase (overlaps_old_locusTagID:BBM_III00560) yields MYSIAHSFKNTLNHHHYRHFKELFHITHGIFCTNLRFHGTLHWRGVNSPNDLRIMCSHIINDAKKILDCTFSRQNPSAVELLCSIDHVSNMLCLLADPAEFVRTVHPEPQWRIAANEVVNEVSMFIEKVNMDKHSYAVLINAINETESLTFEQQKVLYHMIASMRDHGVHFTQSQKSEYLALLLQERELSQILTDTQRKYIKIPTSLIPPNYMNQNDFKYKELLLDYSLGNHLMKYTHDTNMRKQIYCCLMQRSQTLDQSLLNLTQTRHKMAKMRQFSSYSSLSLRDNILSTPAQVDKYLTNILDSINSSLVDELHLISANVNEINPWDLDYLVSQYEIKHISDERFTFNSLMDFFRKIVKSLFDIQIVESQDKGSWDELMKYHFVKDGIKLCTLYLDIFNRDEKNGIFAQFTLKCSKSLSTYLNNHELGTSLIDKYFDLTDGQHITFQTPSTAIVCNFPRDSSETNLDINQAIMLFHELGHTLHTLLSLTTYQHLSGNRGGVDFAEFSSHLFEFYPRKILNTNNSNNLQCIELAKMAILALSDQIVYSNEWHDYTHLTSTVRDKLLQYPTLNQSVKGNLVLDIIGLPNLSKFDHLVHYGGTYYCYLYSRSLAGMIWKLTAEGNEYSAAFGQQLYKFFSQGSIDSSIKPILDICNGNSDLLKHPESINPKFTFM; encoded by the exons ATGTACAGCATCGCACATAGCTTTAAAAATACACTTAATCATCACCATTATAGACATTTTAAAGAGTTGTTCCACATAACCCATGGAATATTTTGTACAAATTTGAGATTCCATGGCACACTGCACTGGAGGGGTGTAAATAGTCCAAATGACCTAAGGATTATGTGTTCGCACATTATTAATGAcgcaaaaaaaattttggattgcACATTTAGCAGGCAAAATCCGAGTGCTGTCGAACTACTTTGTAGTATTGACCATGTATCAAATATGCTATGTCTGTTGGCAGATCCAGCAGAATTTGTTAG AACCGTACACCCTGAACCACAATGGCGTATTGCTGCAAATGAAGTGGTAAATGAAGTTAGTATGTTTATTGAAAAGGTCAATATGGATAAACATTCTTATGCAGTTCTAataaatgcaataaatGAAACCGAAAGTTTGACTTTTGAACAACAAAAGGTACTATATCATATGATCGCTTCAATGCGAGACCACGGTGTACACTTTACACAATCTCAGAAAAGTGAGTATTTAGCATTGTTACTTCAAGAGAGGgaattatcgcaaattttGACGGATACACAACgcaaatatatcaaaattccTACATCACTAATACCTCCCAATTACATGAACCaaaatgatttcaaatATAAAGAGCTACTGCTTGATTATTCTTTGGGCAATCatttaatgaaatataCACATGATACAAATATGCgcaaacaaatttactgTTGTTTAATGCAGAGATCGCAG ACATTAGATCAGTcattattgaatttgacaCAAACTAGACACAAAATGGCCAAAATGAGACAATTTAGCAGTTATTCATCGTTATCATTGCGtgacaatatattatctacTCCAGCACAAGTcgataaatatttaacaaatatacTGGATTCAATTAACTCATCATTGGTTGATGAATTGCATCTCATTTCAGCAAATGTTAATGAGATAAATCCTTGGGATTTGGATTATCTGGTTTCAcaatatgaaattaaacACATATCTGATGAAAGATTCACTTTTAATTCCTTGATGGATTTTTTCCGCAAAATTGTGAAATCATTGTTTGATATACAAATAGTTGAGTCTCAAGATAAAG GTTCTTGGGATGAACTAATGAAGTATCATTTTGTCAAAGATGGTATCAAATTGTGCACATTGTACCTCGACATTTTTAATAGGGATGAGAAGAATGGTATATTCGCACAATTCACTCTCAAATGCTCAAAATCATTATCTACCTATCTTAATAATCATGAGCTAGGCACTTCtttgattgataaatacTTTGATCTGACAGATGGTCAGCACATAACATTTCAAACTCCCAGCACGGCCATAGTTTGCAATTTCCCCAGAGATTCATCTGAAACAAATCTGGATATTAACCAGGCAATTATGTTGTTTCACGAGCTAGGCCATACGCTGCATACATTACTCAGCCTTACGACATATCAGCATTTATCTGGGAATAGAGGAGGAGTTGATTTTGCCGAATTTTCATCGCATctttttgaattttatcCCAGAAAGATCTTAAACACTAATAATAGCAACAATTTGCAATGTATAGAGCTAGCAAAGATGGCAATACTAGCACTTTCGGATCAAATTGTCTACTCTAATGAGTGGCATGATTACACTCATCTCACAAGTACTGTACGGGATAAACTACTACAATACCCAACTCTAAATCAAAGCGTCAAGGGTAATTTAGTATTGGATATAATTGGATTGCCCAATCTCTCTAAATTTGATCACCTTGTCCACTATGGAGGAACATATTACTGTTATCTGTATTCCAG ATCACTGGCTGGAATGATTTGGAAATTGACAGCTGAAGGAAACGAATACTCCGCCGCCTTCGGTCAACAACTGTACAAATTCTTTAGCCAA GGTTCAATTGACTCGAGTATCAAACCCATACTTGACATTTGCAATGGAAATTCTGATTTATTAAAGCACCCTGAAAGTATTAACCCAAAATTCACATTCATGTAA